The DNA window CTGGTGGTGACCGCCGTCGCGGTGCCCAGCGATTCGTCCTTGTTTGCCCGGCCCGACCCAGGGTAGGGGGCTGAGGGCCTGGTCATTTCACCGCAACGGAGGACAGGTCCTGATGGATTCCAGCAAGTCCGCCCAGGTCGTCAAGGGCGCCGTCGAGGCCGCCGTCGAGAAGGTCGGCGAGGCACTGACCCCGGACGTGCCGGGCGCGCCGGGCAGCGCGCCACCATCGCTCGAGGAGCCCACCGCGCCACACGGCCCGCTGCCGCCCAAGGACGAGCAGGGCGCGCCGGACACCCGTACCCCGACCGGCGCCGAGACCGGCGTGCCGCAGATCGCCGAGGGTCAGCAGGGCGCGTACCTCACCACCGCCAACGGTGCGCGGCTGCGCGACACCGACCACTCGCTGAAGGCCGGCCCCCGCGGCCCGGTGCTGCTCCAGGACCACCACCTGCGCGAGAAGATCATGCACTTCGACCACGAGCGCATCCCGGAGCGGGTGGTGCACGCCCGGGGCGCCGGGGCGCACGGCGTCTTCGTCGCGAACGGCGCCGCCGAGAAGGTCACCCGCGCCGGCTTCCTGAAGAGGGGCCGCGAGACGCCGGTCTTCGTCCGGTTCTCCACGGTGCTGGGCTCGCGCGGCTCGGCGGACACGGTCCGCGACACCCGCGGCTTCGCCACCAAGTTCTACACCGACGAGGGCACGTTCGACCTGGTCGGCAACAACATGCCGGTCTTCTTCATCCAGGACGCGATCAAGTTCCCGGACATCATCCACGCCGGCAAGCCACACCCGGACCGGGAGATCCCGCAGGCGCAGAGCGCGCACGACACGTTCTGGGACTTCGTCTCCCTGCACACCGAGGCGCAGCACCACACCATCTGGAACATGTCCGACCGGGGCATCCCGCGGTCCTACCGGACCATGGAGGGCTTCGGCGTGCACACCTTCCGCCTGGTCGACGACGCCGGGGCGACGGTGCTGGTGAAGTTCCACTGGAAGCCGAAGCTCGGGGTGCACTCGCTGGAGTGGGAGGAGGCGCAGCTGATCAACGGCATGGACCCGGACTTCCACCGCCGCGACCTCTACGACGCCATCGAGGCCGGCGCGTACCCGGAGTGGGAGCTGGGTATCCAGGTCTTCCCGGACACGCCGGAGGAGACGTTCGCCGGGATCGACCTGCTCGACCCGACGAAGATCGTGCCGGAGGAGCTGGCGCCGGTGCAGCCGATCGGCACGCTGACGCTCAACCGGACGCCGACCAACTACTTCGCCGAGGTCGAGCAGGTGGCGTTCCACGTCGGGCACCTGCCGCCGGGCATCGACGTCACCAACGACCCGCTGATGCAGGGCCGGCTCTTCTCGTACCTGGACACGCAGCTCACCCGGCTGGGCGGGCCGAACTTCCCGCAGATCCCGATCAACCGGCCGCACGCCGACGTCAACGACATGCTGCGCGACGGTTTCCACCAGCACGCGGTGCACGCCGGGGTGGCGCCGTACCGACCGAACTCGCTCGACGGCGGCAACCCGTTCCCGGCCGGCGACCGGGAGCACGCGTTCGTCGACGTCCCGGTGACGGTGGCCGAGGCGCCGAAGGTGCGGGCCGCGCCGGCCAGCTTCGACGACCACTACAGCCAGGTCCGGCTCTTCTGGGCGAGCATGTCGCCGGTGGAGCGGGAGCACATCGTCCGGGCGTACACGTTCGAGCTGGCCAAGTGCTACCACCAGGAGATCAAGGAGCGGCAGCTCCGGTGCCTGGCCAACATCGACCCGGTGCTCTGCGAGCAGGTCGCCACCGGCCTGGGCCTGCCCGCGCCGCAACCCACCGTGCCGCCGGCCGAGGTGCAGCCCAGCCCGGCGCTGTCCCAGGTCGGCCGGGAGTGGCCGGCCGACGGCCGGGTGGTCGGCGTCGTGGTCGACGCGGACGGCGACCTGGACGACGTGGCGCAGGTCCAGCGGGCGGTGTTCGACGCCGGCATGGTGCCGCTGCTGATCGCCGCGCACGGCGGCACGGTCGGCGGGCTGCCGGTGCAGCGCACGTTCGCCACCGCCCGTTCGGTCGAGTTCGACGCGGTCCTGCTGGCCGGCGCTCCGGCGCCGGCGCCGGACGCGTTGCCGGCGCGGGACGCCAAGGCCGGCGCGCCGGGCTCCCCGACCGTCGACCCGCGGGTGCTGCTGCTGGTCGAGGAGGCGTGGCGGCACGCCAAGGCGATCGGCGCGTGGGGCGGCGGGGCCGAGGTGCTCCAGCGGGCCGGGGTGACCGGCTCGCCGGGCGTGGTCGCCGGCGGCTCCGGCGCCGAGGCGCTCGACGCGGTGCGGCGGCTGATGGCGGCGCACCGGGTCTGGGAGCGGTTCCCGGCCTCGGTCGCCTGAGTTCGTCCGTGTGGGGCGGTCCCGTCCGGGACCGCCCCACTGCTTTTTTCATCGACCTGTCTAACTATTACGATGTCCCGTCGCAGACTGCCATGATGACCGTCAATTTCTTCCTCCTCCCCGAAGGAGCGGTCCCCCATGGCGCCCACCCGCCGAACCTTGATCCGGTCCCTGGTGGCCGGGTCCGCGCTCGCCGCGCTGCCCGACCTCGCGCTCACCCCCGCCCCCGCGACCGCCGCCAGCCCTGCCGGCGACGTGGTCGGCAAGGTCACCGTCGGCTACCAGGGCTGGTTCAGCTGCCCGGGTGACGGCGCCCCGATCGGCGGCTGGTGGCACTGGAGCCGGGACCGGTTCCAGTCCCCCGCACCGGCCAACACCACGATCGTGTCCTGGCCGGACATGCGGGAGTACACCCGCGGCTACCCCACCGCCTACCCGAACCTCGGCGACGGCCGGCCGGCGACGCTCTTCTCCTCCTACGACCAGCAGACCGTGGACACCCACTTCCGCTGGATGCGCGAGTACGGCTGCGACACCGCGGCGTTGCAACGGTTCAACCCGTTCGGCGACGAGGGACCGACCCGCGACGCCATGGCGGCAAAGGTCCGCTCGGCGGCCGAGCGCTTCGACCGCAAGTTCTACGTCATGTACGACGTGACCGGCTGGACGGCGATGCGGACGCAGCTCAAGGAGGACTGGACGACGAGGATGTCGGCGCACACCGCCTCACCGGCGTACGCCCGGCAGAACGGGCGGCCGGTGGTCTGCGTGTGGGGTTTCGGCTTCGCCGACGACGGCCGCCCGTTCGCGCCCGACGCCTGCCTGGACGTGGTGCGCTGGCTCAAGGCCCAGGGCTGCTACGTGATCGGCGGGGTACCGACCTACTGGCGGCAGGGGATCAACGACTCCCGCCCCGGCTTCGGCGAGGTCTACCGGGCGTTCGACATGCTCTCGCCGTGGATGGTGGGGCGCACCGGGACGCTCGACGGGCTGGACTGGTTCCACGCCAACGTCAACGTCCCCGACCTGGCCGACTGCGCGGCCCACGGCATCGACTACCAGCCCTGCGTGATGCCCGGCGACCTCTCCGCCGGCCACCGCCGGCACGGCGACTTCTACTGGCGGCACCTCTACAACATGGTGCGGCTCGGCGCGCAGGGGCTCTACGTGTCGATGTTCGACGAGTTCAACGAGGGCAACCAGATCGCGAAGACCAGCGAGACCGGGGCGTCCACCCCGGCCGGGACCGGGATCCGGGCGCTCGACGAGGACGGCACGGCCTGCTCGGCGGACTACTACCTGCGGCTCACCGCCGACGGTGGCCGGATGCTCAAGGGGCAGTTGGCGCTGACACCGGTGCGGCCCACCCCGCCGGTGGTCGGGGGCGGCCAGCCGCCGACCGGCGACCTGGCGGCCGGGCGGCCGGCGTCGGCGAGCAGCCAGCAGGGCGGACCGTACGGTCCCGGCAACGCGGTCGACGGCGACCGGGGCAGCTACTGGGAGTCGGCCAACGGCGCGTTCCCGCAGTGGTGGCAGGCCGACCTGGGGGCCACCTGGCCGGTGGCGCGCCTGGTGCTCGCGCTGCCGGCCGGGTGGGCGGCCCGGACGCAGACGCTCTCGGCGCAGGGCAGCACCGACGGGGCGACGTTCGGCACGCTCACCGGCCCGGCCGACGTCCGGTTCGACCCGGCCACCGGCAACCAGGCCACGCTCACGTTCCCGGCCACCGGAGTCCGGTACCTGCGCGTGCGGTTCACCGCCAACACCGGCTGGCCCGCCGGACAGCTCGCGACGTTGTCCGCGTACGCCTCGTGACTCATCGAAGTCCATCGTTGACGACTTAGTTAATACTCTTTAATATTTGGTCCACCTCGAGGAAGACCCCCTGTCCGCCCCCGTCCTCCGGGAAGGCCCTCGATGCACAGACCCCACCTCCGGCGACGCCTCGCCGCCGGTGCGCTCGCGCTGTCCACCGCCGTCGCGACGCTCGCCCTCACCCCCTCCGCCGCCGAAGCGGTGGTGCTGCCCAACGGCTTCAAGAGCGTCGGCTACCTGCCGTCCTGGAGCGGCAGCGTCAACAGCATCCAGTACGGCAGGCTCACCCACGTCAACTACGCCTTCGTGCTGCCCAACGGCGACGGCAGCCTGCGGGCCGTGGAGAACCCCGGCAAGCTCTCCTCGCTGGTGTCCCTCGGGCACGCCGCAAACGTCAAGGTCTCCATCGCCATCGGCGGCTGGAACGACGGCGACGACTCGGCGTTCGAGGCGCTCGCCGCCAACTCCGGCGCCCGCGGCGCGTTCGTCAACAACGTGGTCGCCTTCGTCAACCAGTACAACCTGGACGGCGTCGACATCGACTGGGAGTATCCCGACCCGGGCGCGTCGGCCAGCAACTACACGCTGCTGATGCAACAGCTCGGCAGCGCCCTGCACAGCCGGGGCAAACTGCTCACCGCCGCCGTCGTCGCCGAGGGCTACTACGTCAACGGGGTGCCACGGCCGTCTTCGGCGCGGTCGACTGGCTGAACATCATGGCGTACGACGGCGGCAGCCCGCACGCCAACTACGACTGGTCGATCGCCGCCGTCAACGGGTGGAAGGCGCGCGGCCTGCCCGCCGCCAAGGCGGTGCTCGGCGTGCCCTTCTACAGCCGGCCCGGCTACTACACCTACGCCGCGCTGGTCGGCATGGACCCGGCCAACGCCAACCGGGACTGCACCACGGCCGGCGGCGCCCAGCAGTGCTACAACGGCGTCCCGACGGTCAAGCGCAAGACGCAGTGGGCGATGGCCAACGCGGGCGGGATGATGAACTGGGAACTGTCCCAGGACACCACCGGCGCGACCTCGCTGGTCACCGCGATCTACGACACCGTCACCGGTGGCAGCACCCCGCCGCCGTCCGGACGCACCGGCCCGATCACCGGCATCGCCGGCAAGTGCGTCGACGTCGCCGCCGCCGGCACCGCGAACGGCACGGCGGTGCAACTCTACGGCTGCAACGGCACCGCCGCGCAGAGCTGGACCGTGGCCGGCGACGGCACGCTGCGGGCGCTGGGCAAGTGCCTCGACGTGACGAGCGCGGGCACCGCGAACGGCACGAAGATCCAGCTCTGGGACTGCAACGGCACCGGCGCCCAGGTCTGGCAGGCCCAGGGCAACGGGACGCTGCGCAACCCGGTGTCGAACCGGTGCCTGGACGCCACCGACAACAGCTCCGCCGACGGCACCCGACTCCAGATCTGGGACTGCTTCGGCGGCGCCAACCAGGTCTGGCGACTGCCGGCCTGACACCGGCTCGACGGGACGGCCGGGTGCGTCGTCCCGCCGAGCGGTCGGGTCAGCGGCCCCGCTTGGCCCGGCAGATCTGCACCGGGTGGGCCGGCGCGCCGTCGACCGGCGCCGGATCCTCCGGCGTGGCGGCGATCCCGCCGGCCGCGATCCGGTCCAGCGTGGCCAGCCCGGCCGCGTCCACCCGGCCGAAGACGGTGTAGTTGGGACGCAGCGCCGAGTCGCGCTGGACCAGGAAGAACTGGCTGCCGTTGGTGTCCGGCCCGGCGTTCGCCATGGCCAGCGTGCCCCGGGCGTAGAGGCGGCGGACACCGGTCGGGTCGGTCGGCGCGGGCGGCAGGTCGGTGGGCAGCTCGTCGCGGTACCGGTAACCCGGGCCACCCTCGCCGGTGCCCGACGGGTCACCGCACTGCAGCACCGTCAGCGTCGGATACGCGGTGAGCCGGTGACAGGGCGTCCGGTCGTAGAACCGGTGCCGGGTCAGGTGCAGGAAGCTCTGCACCGTGCACGGCGCCTGCTCGCGGTCCAGGATCAGCCCGATCGGCCCCTGGTTGGTGCGCAGCGTGACCCGTACCGTCCCCCGGTCCGGCGTGCGGCGCGGGTCCGGCGGCAGCGGCACCGGCCGGGCCGCCGGCTCGTCCGGCGTCGGCGTGTACGCGCACGGCCCCTTGGTCGGCGCGGGGTCGGCGGCCGGTGCCGCGGTCGCGGCGACGGCGGAGCCGGCGACCAGCGCGGCGGCGACCACCGTCACCCCGGCGAGACGGGCCAGCAGCGGCAAGGCGGCGTGCGGTCGGGTTTCGCTCGACACGTGGGTCCTCCCTGGACTCGTGGTACCAGAACGACCGGAGTCTATGGAGCCGATGAGTCGGTGTCGACGGAAAGTCGGTTGCCGGGCGTGGCGGGGTCCGGGAGGGTGTCGGTCATGACGTTCTGACGGACCGCACCCCGCCGCTTCCCGCACCCCTGCAAAGAAACGAGCGTCCGTGCCCGCCTCCGTCTCCGTCTTCTCCTCCCCCGGCAGCTGGATCGAGTCCGCCGCGCTCGACCAGTGCCACCAGATCGCCGCCCTCGACGGCATGACGCACGTCGCCGCCATGCCGGACCTGCACCCCGGCAAGGGCGCGCCGATCGGCGCCGCCATGGCGTCGACAGTTCTCTATCCATTCCTGGTCGGCTCCGACATCGGCTGCGGCATCGCGGTGTTCCCGATCGCGCTGCGCCGGGCCGTGCCGGAGCGGCTCGCCGCCCGGTTCCCCGACCTGGACCGGGCCCTGCACCCCGACCGGGACGCCGACGACCCGGCCTGGTCGGTGCTGACCGGCGACGTGCCGGCCGGGCACCTCGACGGCCTCGGCACGGTCGGGCGCGGCAACCACTTCGTCGAGCTGGCCCGGGTCGGCGCGATCGAGGCACCGGAACACGCCGGCCGGCTCGGGCTGGCCGCCGGCGACCTGGTGCTGGTGGTGCACTCCGGGTCGCGCGGGCTCGGCGAGCGGATCCTGCGCGAGCACACCGAGGCGCACGGCGCCGGCCCCGCGCCCGACCCGGCCGCCTACCTGGCCCGGCACGACGACGCGGTGCGCTGGGGCTCGCTCAACCGGCGGCTGCTGGCCGCCCGGGTGGCCCACGCGCTCGGCGCCGAGCCCACCGAGCCGGTCGTCGACCAGTGCCACAACCTGGTCGAGGTCCGCGACGGGCACTACCTGCATCGCAAGGGCACCGCCCCGGGCGACGGCCGGGACGTGCTGGTCGCCGGCACCCGGGGCACACCGTCCCACCTGGTGGCCGCGCACGCCGGCGCGGCGGCGAACCACTCGGTCGCGCACGGCGCCGGCCGGAAGATGTCCCGCGCCGACGCGCTGCGCCGGGGCAAGGCCAAGCACACCGTCGAGGAGCTGCGCCGCACCCCGCTCGGGTCGCTGGTGGTGTGCGGCGACCGCCAACTGCTGTTCGAGGAGGCGCCCACCGCCTACAAGCGCATCGAGCAGGTGGTCGGGGACCTGGTCGCGCACGACCTGGCCACCCCGGTCAC is part of the Micromonospora sp. WMMD980 genome and encodes:
- a CDS encoding catalase codes for the protein MDSSKSAQVVKGAVEAAVEKVGEALTPDVPGAPGSAPPSLEEPTAPHGPLPPKDEQGAPDTRTPTGAETGVPQIAEGQQGAYLTTANGARLRDTDHSLKAGPRGPVLLQDHHLREKIMHFDHERIPERVVHARGAGAHGVFVANGAAEKVTRAGFLKRGRETPVFVRFSTVLGSRGSADTVRDTRGFATKFYTDEGTFDLVGNNMPVFFIQDAIKFPDIIHAGKPHPDREIPQAQSAHDTFWDFVSLHTEAQHHTIWNMSDRGIPRSYRTMEGFGVHTFRLVDDAGATVLVKFHWKPKLGVHSLEWEEAQLINGMDPDFHRRDLYDAIEAGAYPEWELGIQVFPDTPEETFAGIDLLDPTKIVPEELAPVQPIGTLTLNRTPTNYFAEVEQVAFHVGHLPPGIDVTNDPLMQGRLFSYLDTQLTRLGGPNFPQIPINRPHADVNDMLRDGFHQHAVHAGVAPYRPNSLDGGNPFPAGDREHAFVDVPVTVAEAPKVRAAPASFDDHYSQVRLFWASMSPVEREHIVRAYTFELAKCYHQEIKERQLRCLANIDPVLCEQVATGLGLPAPQPTVPPAEVQPSPALSQVGREWPADGRVVGVVVDADGDLDDVAQVQRAVFDAGMVPLLIAAHGGTVGGLPVQRTFATARSVEFDAVLLAGAPAPAPDALPARDAKAGAPGSPTVDPRVLLLVEEAWRHAKAIGAWGGGAEVLQRAGVTGSPGVVAGGSGAEALDAVRRLMAAHRVWERFPASVA
- a CDS encoding discoidin domain-containing protein gives rise to the protein MAPTRRTLIRSLVAGSALAALPDLALTPAPATAASPAGDVVGKVTVGYQGWFSCPGDGAPIGGWWHWSRDRFQSPAPANTTIVSWPDMREYTRGYPTAYPNLGDGRPATLFSSYDQQTVDTHFRWMREYGCDTAALQRFNPFGDEGPTRDAMAAKVRSAAERFDRKFYVMYDVTGWTAMRTQLKEDWTTRMSAHTASPAYARQNGRPVVCVWGFGFADDGRPFAPDACLDVVRWLKAQGCYVIGGVPTYWRQGINDSRPGFGEVYRAFDMLSPWMVGRTGTLDGLDWFHANVNVPDLADCAAHGIDYQPCVMPGDLSAGHRRHGDFYWRHLYNMVRLGAQGLYVSMFDEFNEGNQIAKTSETGASTPAGTGIRALDEDGTACSADYYLRLTADGGRMLKGQLALTPVRPTPPVVGGGQPPTGDLAAGRPASASSQQGGPYGPGNAVDGDRGSYWESANGAFPQWWQADLGATWPVARLVLALPAGWAARTQTLSAQGSTDGATFGTLTGPADVRFDPATGNQATLTFPATGVRYLRVRFTANTGWPAGQLATLSAYAS
- a CDS encoding glycoside hydrolase family 18 protein → MHRPHLRRRLAAGALALSTAVATLALTPSAAEAVVLPNGFKSVGYLPSWSGSVNSIQYGRLTHVNYAFVLPNGDGSLRAVENPGKLSSLVSLGHAANVKVSIAIGGWNDGDDSAFEALAANSGARGAFVNNVVAFVNQYNLDGVDIDWEYPDPGASASNYTLLMQQLGSALHSRGKLLTAAVVAEGYYVNGVPRPSSARSTG
- a CDS encoding RICIN domain-containing protein, producing MAYDGGSPHANYDWSIAAVNGWKARGLPAAKAVLGVPFYSRPGYYTYAALVGMDPANANRDCTTAGGAQQCYNGVPTVKRKTQWAMANAGGMMNWELSQDTTGATSLVTAIYDTVTGGSTPPPSGRTGPITGIAGKCVDVAAAGTANGTAVQLYGCNGTAAQSWTVAGDGTLRALGKCLDVTSAGTANGTKIQLWDCNGTGAQVWQAQGNGTLRNPVSNRCLDATDNSSADGTRLQIWDCFGGANQVWRLPA
- a CDS encoding peptidylprolyl isomerase gives rise to the protein MSSETRPHAALPLLARLAGVTVVAAALVAGSAVAATAAPAADPAPTKGPCAYTPTPDEPAARPVPLPPDPRRTPDRGTVRVTLRTNQGPIGLILDREQAPCTVQSFLHLTRHRFYDRTPCHRLTAYPTLTVLQCGDPSGTGEGGPGYRYRDELPTDLPPAPTDPTGVRRLYARGTLAMANAGPDTNGSQFFLVQRDSALRPNYTVFGRVDAAGLATLDRIAAGGIAATPEDPAPVDGAPAHPVQICRAKRGR
- a CDS encoding RNA ligase RtcB family protein; translated protein: MPASVSVFSSPGSWIESAALDQCHQIAALDGMTHVAAMPDLHPGKGAPIGAAMASTVLYPFLVGSDIGCGIAVFPIALRRAVPERLAARFPDLDRALHPDRDADDPAWSVLTGDVPAGHLDGLGTVGRGNHFVELARVGAIEAPEHAGRLGLAAGDLVLVVHSGSRGLGERILREHTEAHGAGPAPDPAAYLARHDDAVRWGSLNRRLLAARVAHALGAEPTEPVVDQCHNLVEVRDGHYLHRKGTAPGDGRDVLVAGTRGTPSHLVAAHAGAAANHSVAHGAGRKMSRADALRRGKAKHTVEELRRTPLGSLVVCGDRQLLFEEAPTAYKRIEQVVGDLVAHDLATPVTTTVPLVTYKTPDVAAGRRRGRR